In the genome of Agelaius phoeniceus isolate bAgePho1 chromosome 31, bAgePho1.hap1, whole genome shotgun sequence, the window CCTTGGTGACCCCCTCATTTCGGGGGTCCCGGCTCACCGCTGCCGGGGGTCCCCACGCGCTCGTAGTGGTAGGGGTTGACACAGACGCTGTCGCACTTGAGGTCGAAGGCGAATTGGCAGAAGCGGGCGGGTTTCAGCTCGTTCTTGTGCAGGTCGGGCCAGCGCCAGAGCCGCGCGTAGATGACGTGCGGGAAACCCTTCCTGCCGGCCACCTGCGGGAGGGGGACACAACCGGGGACGGAGGGGCTGGGACCCCTCCCGGGGTGACAACACTGGGATGGGTGACAGCACTGGGATCCCCTCGGGGTGACAACAGCGGGATCACCCCTGGGGTGACAGCACTGGGATCCCCTCAGGGTGACAACAGCGGGATCCTCGTCAGGATGACAATACCGGGATCCCCTCAGGGTGACAATACTGGGATCCCCCCCGGGGTGACAACACCGGGACCCCCAAGCCCCCACAGTGGGATCCCCCCAAACCTCCacaccgggaccccccaaacccccacacTGGGACCCCCCTGAGCCTCCACACTGGGATCCCCCTGAGCCTCCACACTGGGATCCCCCCACACCGGGGTGCCCCCAATCCCCCACACCAGGATCCCCCCAGTCCCCCACACCGGGACCCCCCAAGCCCCCGCACCAGGATCCCCCCACACCGGGACCCCCCGAAGCCCCCACAATGGGATCTCCCCCAATCCCCCCCACCGGGATCCCCTCCAGACTCCCAGCACGGGGCTGGCGCCAGGCCGGGGGTCCCCCCGCGGTTCCAGACATAACAAAcgccccctccccgctcccCCCGGCTGCGGCAGACTCTGACTcaccgggcagggcagggcagggcagggcagggcggtGCGGGGCAGCCgcggaggggagggggctgcggGCAGGGGATGCAGCCCAGCCGCTCCCGCGGGACCCCGGGCACCCCAACACGCAGGACCCCCTAATCTGGGGTGGGTTTACCCTGTCCCCCCCATGCCGGTGTCCCGGGGTACCTGGAGCCGCCCGTCCAGGGTTCGCTGCACGGTGACACACTGGCCGGGCTGGGCCCCTCCGGAGGTGACAGCGGCCACCAGCGCGTCCAGCTCGTCCCTCTTCTCCTTCAGCTTCCTCAGCAGGCTCTGGATGGCGCGGCGGGCGAAGGCctcgctgtcccctccctgccggTGGCACAGCAGGCTGTGCACGATGCCGGGGCCGCTGTCGCCGCCCAGGGACATGGCGTGTCCCCGCGGGTCACCCTGCTGCAGGGGACACCGAGCCGCTGGCACCAGGGAAGGTGGCACCCTCCAGGTGACAAAGCCACGTCACCCAAAGCCTGGTTGATGGCACGACCTGAGTGCCAGTTCGTCCCCAGCGGGTCACCTTGCTGCAGGGGACACCGAGCCGCTGGCACCGGGGAGGTGGGTGGCACTCTCCAGGTGACAAAGCCATGTCACCCAAAGCCTGCGTTCTGCGCTCCCTGAGTGCCAGAGTTTGTCCCCAGTTTGGGGTGAGGTGACCGAGCACGGTTTACAGGGGCAcccggggtgtccccaggcagagctggatgaTGGTGGCATCAGGCTCGGGGGCAgcgctgtccccagcctggcacggagcagggctgtggccgTGCCCGGTGCCACGGGGATGGAGCCGCTCCCGCAGCCGCCGCCGAGCCCAGACTaaacagagcccagcctggcgcCGCTCCTTAACCCCTCTCATTCTCTCCCTGCCGGCTTCTCCCTTTCCTGCCAGACCCTGCTCACGCCAGAGCTTTGGAAAATCCTCGGGATGGCGGCAGACACAACAAACGCTGCTCTCTGCTCCTTATCTGCGACTGCGAGGGAGCCTGAGTGTCCTGCCAGCACTCCCCGCGTGTCCCCAGGCTCCTCCAAGATGGGGACAGATCCAGGGATGCTGAGGGACCCCATGGGGCTCCCTGTGGTGGGGGTGAGACCCTGAGCCCCCCGCCAGGCTCTGGGGTTCATCCCGGGCAtctcatccctgctccctgcccatgcTCTGCCTCATGTTTTGGGGCTAAAAGCAGTGGGAGAGGGGACCTGGGGTCCTGCTCCCCCTCCCAGCATCCcaaggctgctcagggaaggtTGGAAGGGTCGGAGCCGTTcccgtccctccgcagagctCAGCCCGCTCGGGTTTGGGGGAAACGGCTCATTGGGGCCAGACCCGGCCCCGTCCTCACCCCGCATTGCCCTGCCCGGAGAACCCCGGGCTGATCCCAGTGCCAAAACTCGTCCTAGGGATGTTCCTGGGACACCACGGGCCACGGGAAGGCGACAGGGACAGCGCAGGGGTTCTGAGGAGCGACACGCTTCAAGGAGGGGGTGACAGGCTTCGaggaggaggggacacagcGGGGACCCCCAGAGGTGGCTCGGGCTCCACTCACCTGCACCGGCCCCGGCTGCCGTCACTCGCGGCCCGGCTCCCGCCGCATCTCCTCCGGCTCACGGTGGGGCTGCCGTGTGTGTagagccctgccctcccctcggcccctgccttcccctcagccctgccttcccctcagccctgccctcccctcggcccctgccttcccctcagcccctgccctcccctcagccctgccttcccctcggcccctgccttcccctcagccctgccctcccctcagcccctgctctgccctgagccccctgtgctgcactcagccccctgtgctgccctgagcccctcaccttcccctcagccccctgcCCTTATCTCCCCCACCCTCAGCCCTTTCCCTCAGtcctctgcccttcccctcaacccctgcctttccctgagccccctgcccttccctcagccccttcctcccgccctcagcctcctccttctcctgtcAGCCCTTTCTCTCAGCCTCCCTCGCTTTTTCTgagccctctcctcctcctctcagccctctcctcctgctcccagctttctcctcctcctcctcctctccctctccccggTCCCGTTCCCGCTCCCTCGGCCCTTTCCCAACTCCGGCCCTACAATAACAAAAGGAGCGGCCGGAGCGCGTGAGGCGCCGCCGCGCCTCAGCCAATGGCAGCGCCCGTGACAGCCGGGCCTCGCCCCGCCAGCCAATCGCGGCCGCGCTTTCACGGCGCCAGCCCCCAGAcgggccccgcccccggcgccgccgggcccggctccCACCGGGAGCGCCGCGGCTCCGGCCCCGGTTACACCGCGGGAACGCCGCGGGTCCGGCCCCGCTTATACCGCGGGTCCGGCCCCGGTTATCCCGCGGGTCCTGGCCCCAGTTATCCCGCGGGTCCCGGCCCCAGTTATCCCGCGGGTCCCGGCCCCAGTTATCGCCCGGTTATTCCGCGGGTCCTGGCCCTGGTTATCCCCCGGGTCCGCCCCCGGTCCCACCGGGAACGCTGCGGGTCCCGGCCCCCGTTATTCCGCGGGAACGCCGCACcgggagggcagcaggagccggTGGATTCCCGGTGCcctccctttccttctgccCTGTGGAGTAAATTCAGGAAAATCCCATTTCCAGAGAAAACCCCACACAGAATCCTGGGAATTCTCTCTCCTTTAGGTAACCAGAAATGCAAAATTCCAAGGGAACAGGAAAGCTTAAAGCGTGGGTGATAAAAGTACAGAGTCTTTAGTTAtgaaaattaatcttttttttaaaaaaaaagatgaattttGGAGCCTGTTCTGGAAAAGAGGCATTTCCACTTCACTGTCCTGGCTGAATTTTCTGTCCCTGCCTCTCATTTCTTTAAACAAACACTTGAACCACACGGAAATGCGGCGCCAAAAGAACTCAAActcaaaccccccaaaatccactaGAACAGGGAAGGTTTCCACCTGCCCCAACCCCACAGGGATTTTTGGTGCAGAACAAAAAGGATCTGGGAGGAGAAAACCAGCCAAAGTCAGGTTCTTCCTGCTGGAAAGGCTGATTTGGCTTTGGGGGGGTTAAACTGAACTCCAGCCATCCCAAAATGTACAAAGGCTGATCCCAAAAATCCAACAAACCCATGCCAAAACCCAAGAAACTCGTCCCAAAACTCaacaaacccatcccaaaacctgacaaatccatcccaaaacccaaccaaccatcCCAAAACCCACAAAGTCATCCCAAAATCCAAGAACCCCATCCCAAAACTCAACAAACCCTTATGAAAATCTAACAAACTCAtcccaaaacccaacaacccCAACCCAAAACCCGACAACCCCATCCCAAAACCCGACAAACCCATGCCAAAACATGACAAACCCATGCCAAAACACGAcaaacccatcccaaaatccaacaaaccatcccaaaacccaacaaacccatcccaaaacccaacaaccccaacccaaaaaacccaacccaaaacccaacaaacccatcccaaaacccaacaaacccatcccaaaacccaacaaacccatcccaaaaCATAACAACCCcaacccaaaacccaacaaacccatcccaaaacccaacaaacccatccccaaacccaacaaacccatccccaaacccaacaaacccatcccaaacccaagCAGGGAGCTCCAGAGGCACAGACACCAGGTCCCCAATCCACAGGCGCATCCCTGGCCCTGCCACCAGCAGAttctccacagcagctccatcccatcCGTGCTTCCTCAGtgaaaaaccaccaaaaaaaagatCCCCGGAAAAGAACAATCCAAAAAAAGTTTAATACAACAGAGAGTATCAAAACATCCAAGAACACACTAAGTCTGAGTTTCCCCTGGGGGATCGAGCCCTCCCCGGCAGTCCCGGCCCCTCAGTCGGCGGCCTCGGGATCCGTCTGTGCCATGTACGCGTCCAGCTCGGCGTCCAGGTGTCCCTTGGTCTTGGACATGTAGGCGTCCAGCTGGTTGTCCAGCTGCTCCTTGGTGAGCGCGGGCCGTGCCGAGCCTCTGCCGCGGCCCCGGCCTCTGCCGCGCCCGCCGAAGCCGCCCCGGCCGCGCCCGGCCATGCCGCGCCCTGCAGGGTGGGAACGGTCACGGGATGGGTCCTGGGATATCCCACTCTGTCACTGCCGGCACCCCGGGATTGGACACCCCTAATTCAGGGGATTGCACACCCTCCATCCCGGGATTGGACACCCCTAATTCAGGGGATTGTACACCCTCCATCCCGGGATTGTACACCCCTCATTCATGGGATTGTACACCCCTCCATCCTGGGATTGCACACCCCTCAATTGTGGGATTGTACACCCCTAATTCATGGGATTGCACACCCCTCGTTCAGGGGATTGCACACCACTTGTTCATGGGATTGCACACCCTTCATTCACGGGATTGTACACCCCTCATTCATGGGATTGCACACCCCTCCATCCTGGGATTGCACACCCCTCATTCATGGGATTGCACACCCCTCATTCATGGGATTGCACACCCCTCATTCATGGGATTGCACACCCCTAATTCATGGGATTGTACACCCCTAATTCAGGGGATTGCACACCCCTCAATTGTGGGATTGTACACCCTCCATCCTGGGATTGCACACCCCTCATTCACGGGATTGCACACCCCTCAATTGTGGGATTGTACACCCCTCAATTGTGGGATTGTACACCCCTCATTCATGGGATTGCACACCCCTCATTCAGGGGACTGTACACTCCTAATTCATGGGATTGCACACCCCTCATTCACGGGATTGTACACCCCTCATTCACGGGATTTCCCATTCCATCATTGTCTGAATCCCAGGATTTCCAACCCCTCATTCATGGGATTTCATACCCCTCACTGCCTCCATCCCAGGATGGGATTTTCCACCTCTTCACTGGTCACTGCCTGCATCCCAGGATTTCCCACCCCTCTCAGCCCCTTAAAGATTCATGGTTAcactcccagctccttctcATCACTCAATTTAGGAGCTTCCTGAGAACTCCTCAATCCCAGCCTAACACCAACACCCGGCTCTTGGctttcccatcccaccctgctgATAAAACCAGCACAACTTGGATAAAAGCTTTGAATCCCAGGCTGGGAACTCTTGTGGCTGCAGGCCccagtccccagccctggccagcagagAAGGATCCCAGCTGGATCCTGGAttatccctgctgctcccaggcactGACCTCTGCCGCCGATGCCTCCCCGGCCCATGGCGCCCCGGCCCAGGCCGCCTCTGCCCGGGCCCCCGCGGCCCCTGATGCCGCCTCTGCGCAGGCCCATCCTGGGGGCAATCCCTCTCCCGCCACGCAGCAGGCCTTGACCTTGGGTGGAAAAGCCAGAAAAATGGGTCTTGAGGTGGGATTTCATGGTTTCCCTCAGAACACGGGTCCCTCCCCTGGTATTTCCTTCCCAGGTGTGTCAAtcatccctcccttccccaccctgagccctgctgagctgcctggcaatcctggaattccaggagggacatccaggtgtcctttgtcccttgtacctggttggtggctccctatcccttccctcctcctctcctccagcaaCCACTCAGTtcagggagttctgttggagcagttgCTGGATCCAGAAtaaaaactctggattaaaaccctccatcagaactGACTCCTCTCCTTCACCACTGCCTTAAAGCTTCTCTAgcagagggaaacctgaggaACCTTCCATGGCAGGAAGCTCcatcccaccaccaccaccaccagagCCCTGAAATGTCTGGACTTGTCTCCATGTGCCCAACTGCAACATCCAGCTGGCCAAAAGTGTTTTTAGGGTGAAACACCTCACATCCAGCTGGCCAAAACCAAAAGCGTCTCTGGGGTGATCCAGCTGGCCAAAAATATCTTTGGGGTGAAACACCTCACATGCAGCTGGCCAAAAGTGTCCCTGGGGTGATCCAGAgagccaaaggtatctctgaggtgatcCAGCTGGCCAAAAATGTCTCTGGGGTAAAAACACCACACATCCAGCCAGTcaaaagtgtctctggggtgatccagctggccaaaagtgtctctggggtaaaaaaaccccacatccATCTGGCCAAAAATGTCTCTggggtaaaaaaaccccacatccATCTGGCCAAAAATGTCTCTGGGGTGATCCAGCTAGCCAAAAGTGTCTTTGGGGTGAAGCAAACGCCACAGCTGCCCCTATTTGGTTCAGCCAAGCCAAAGCAGGTCCCACCCGCAGTATCAGCAACACCAATAAACAGAATTTCAGCCAGGGGAACGGCgtgtgaggggacaggggatggcAGGGCACTGACCTCGGAGTGCCACCCCTCCTCGGATGATGGCGCGGGCACCGCGGCCCCGCAGGGCcccccggggcagcccccgctggcccagggccagcccccGTTGGCCCAGGGCTCCTCGGGCCAGCGTCCCCGCCGGCCGGCCCAGCCGCGCCTGGATGTTGCTCTTGCCGAGGCGCTGCTTCAAGCTCTTCTGGAAGAGAAGATTTGGGAGGGACAGGAGTCATGCAGCAATCTGGGATTGGGGATGTGAAAGGGCTCCACCACAGGAAAAGCCAGCATGGCAAAGGGTAAAGAGGGAGGGTGGGGTTTTAGGGGATGTTGCTGCCCTGGGACTGTGAAGGTGAAGCAGCTCCCGGAGGCCGGGATGAGCCTTTGGTCTGGAAAAATAGAGAGGAGACATCAACAGGCAGCACCCAACACCCCCAGCGAGAACCAGGGAGTGACAGCGTGCAGGGAAAACCCCCAGTGCCAAGCAGGGAGTGACAGCGTGTCACTGATCTGAGGGAAACCCCCAGTGCCAACCATGGAGTGACAGCGTGCAGGGAAAACCCCCAGTGCCAAGCAGGGAGTGACAGCGTGTCACTGATCTGAGGGAAACCCCCAGTGCCAAGCAGGGAGTGACAGCGTGTCACTGATCTGAGGGAAACCCCCAGTGCCAAGCAGGGAGTGACAGCGTGTCACTGATCTGAGGGAAAAAGTGGAGATTTTCTGCCAGTCCCTCCCAGGTATCTCGTTTTTAGGATTATGGAATGCTCTGAGTTGGGAGGGATCCATGAGGATCATCCAGGCCAACtcttggccctgcacagacaccccaaaatcccatcctgggcactcctgggaaCAGCTCCTGGAGCTCGGGCAGCCTCAGGAATGTGCTCATTCCCTgtggagcctgggcagtgcccagcaccctctgggggccctaaaatccatcccaaacctcccctggcacagcttcacCCCATTTCCTGGGGAGCCTGAGCACTCTGgaggggaagaacctttccctaaaatccatcccaaacctcccctggcacagcttcacCCCATTTCCTGGGGAGCCTGAGCACTCTGGAGGGGAAGAAACTTTCCCtaaaatccatcccaaacctcccctggcacaactccAGCTGTTCCCAGGATCCTGTTCCCGTTCCAGGGAGCAGAGATTGGAGCTGCAGATCCCTGAGTctcctctgccccagctgcacacaccaagtgcccccagccactcctcacatGGCCCCTGCAGACCCTTCTCCATCCTTGACACTCTCCAACTCCTTATTTACAGAATTCCAAAAGTCTCCAGGTAGGAAAAGACCTCCCAGACCACTGAGTGCAATCCCCAGCttgtgcccagcccaggtgccacatccaggctttccctggccacctccagggatggcaactccaaaattccctgggcagcccctcccaaagcctgATAATCCTTCCCAGGAACAAAAACCCCTCCTGTGCCCAACCCCACCATCCTGTCAGGGAGTTCTGGAGAAGCACAAGCCCCCCCTGAGCTCCCCACACTCACCCTCCATCCCCTTCCCTTCTTTGGCCTCTTTCTCTTTCCGGAGTTGTTTTTTCCACATCCTGCAAGGCTCAAATGTCCTTCCCCCTCACCTGTTTGAGCTTCAGAGCAGCCTGCACAGACGGTCTGTTCTCCATCTGCTGGGCCAGCCGTCTGTTTCGAGCGCtggccagctgctgctgctgcatggtGGCCCGGATATTCACCGGCATCGGCTGTTTGTTCTTCAGCATGTTAGTGAAGCTTCAAGGTCGAATAAAACGGGGTTTAATTAAAGCTTAAAACACACAATTATCGGCATTTCACGGTGCTCGAGTGGGGCTCCAGCTCCCATGAACCTTTTATGCAAAGAGTGGCACTTTATGGGATTACGGATCCCTCgctggagaggcaggaatgAGGTGGAAATTTTCAGTGGGAATGAGAAAGCTGGAGGTTAGTGGGTTTAGAGATGGCAGAAGGGGTGACAACCAGCAGGAAGCGGGGATGGCCGTGACAGAGAGGGGGAGAAACAGGACAGCAAAAGCCAAATCaagcccccccaaaaaaatctgggaaaagcGTCAAAATTCCAGGCTAGGATGGAGGTGGGGAAGAGGCCACGCTTGGTGTCCTCCAGCatcaggttggaagggatcatCTTAAAGCCTTTTCCAACCATGATTGTACAAAATTCCACCACTCCGAGCATCTCCTGAATTCTACCCAACTGCTCTGCTGAAATGAGGCCACTTGGGAATTTATGTGGTGTTTTAATTTCTCCATCAAAGAGAGGTGGTAAATAAAgctcctgagctccagcagcttcCTGGGGAGCTGGTGAGCAAAATCCACcccataaaaatgaaatttaatcCCTAAAAATGGAGTTCACCTCCTAAAAATGAAACCTACCccctaaaaatgaaatttaccccctaaaaatgaaatttaatcCCTAAAAATGAAATTCACCCCATAAAGATGAAATCTGCCCCCTAAAAATGAAATTCACcccataaaaatgaaatttactGCCTAAAAATTAAGTCCACCccctaaaaatgaaatttaatcCCTAAAAATGAAATCCACCCCCTAAAAACGAAATTCACCTcctaaaaaatgaaatttaccccctaaaaatgaaatttaatccctaaaaatgaaatttaatcCCTAAAAATGAAATCCACCCCCTAAAAACAAAATCTACCccataaaaatgaaattcacctcctaaaaaatgaaattcacCTCCTAAAAATGTAATTCAACccacaaaaatgaaatttaccGCCTACAAATTAAATCCACCCCATAAAAAGGAAATTCACcccatgaaaatgaaatttacCCCCTAAAAATGAAATCCACCccataaaaatgaaattgacctcctaaaaacaaaacccacctcctaaaaacaaaatttaCTTCCTAAAAACGAAATTTACCTCCTAAAAACGAAATCCACCCCTTAAGAATGAAATGCATCCCTTAAAAAGGAGGAGTTTGGGCTGCCggggagggaaggagccagCAAGGAGCCCCTCCCTGAGCTCGGGCAGCCCCATGGCAGCGCGTTCAACCCCACAGTGCTCAGCTGGACAGACGGACGCCCGTTAGTGATCACGGAGGAGCCAGAGGTGGGAGCACCCAGTGGAATGAGCCACGGGAGGAGCTCGAGGACAGCGAGAGATGGAGGTGAAGCCAAAGCTGGTGCCTCTTACAAGGCCCGGGAGGGCCTTCGGGCCGGTTCCGAGGCCGCCGCCGGCCTCTTACAGAGCCCACCCGGGCGGGTGGGACCCTCGGGCGCGGCAGCAGAGCCAAAATACCAATGTCAAAACATGtgggagagacagggagggtGTGAGGTTGGTCTCTGCTCTTACAACACATCCCACCGGATTTAGGACAACTAAAAGCACGGAGAAATCCCCTCCggaattattttggtttttgttttgttttttggccCTTTTAACCTTGGGTAAGGCGGGTGTGGAAGGCACCACCCGCTGGCTGGACGAGGTTAAAAGAGGGCGGAAAAACCACGGTgggtttttggattttttttttttttttggatagtgagaattaagtaaaaaaataaaaaataaaaaatatagaTATATGATTTCTTAGGAGCTGAAGGTGCCGTTGGCTTCCTCACCGCTCGTTCAGAGACATCTTGGTGGTGCTCTTTAGCACGACCTTCGGTGCTGACTGTGCAGCCATCTTCAGAGAATCTGCAAAAAACAGGccccaaaaatgaaaatttagacATTTAGTGCACATTTAGACCACTAAATACCAAAAATCCCTTCTGTTCTGCATCCATGAGTGGACGAAATCAAGATTACTGGAGGTTATGTGTAATataaaattcatttattttcagtgattttatTCCTCTGACAGAATTTTTCAGTTCTGATTCAgggatttttaatgttttttagtCCTCCCCTAATTTTAATAAATCAGGGAATTTATTTCTCCCTTACCAAAAATTCATCTTTTTACAGTGAATGCTTCAGCAATATTAGGAGGAATAATATAAAAATCCAGCAGCAAGATGGAAACCAAATGGCATCTTCAGAGCAAAGATGCAAACCAGAACCTGACAtcaaattaatataattattacaTATTTACGTgattaaacattaaaaaacctCTGTTCGGTGTGGAGAAAACTAAGAGTGAGACAagttataaatattatatttatgtatttttaatgttttctaacCCTCTACCAGGTTTAATAAATAGGGGagttattttaatttacttttagtAAAAATTTATCTTTTTACAACGAATACCTTATCATCTTTTTGAGTAATAACGTAAAAATCCAGCTGTAAATAGCACTCAAATGCCTTTAGCACAGTGACACCTCCACATTTCTCATGTTCTTAGCATGACCAAGGTGCAAACCCCAATTTTAAGGGCACAGGGAAtaaaatttggaataaaaatccAAGGTGATGCTACAAAAGCATCGTATCCTTTAAAAACATCGAGGTTTAAATCCCCTCAGGGCAGGGATTtaaatccccccccccccagtgcTGGATGCTACAGAAACACGCCGGGTTCCAACCTCCGTGCTCTGCAGATcgatttattaatttaatttataattaGCAGCAAATTTAACGGGTGGATAACGGCCGGGATGCGCTTACTCTGTAACACCCTCAAAAAACCCCTTTATTGAGAGGATTTACACCCAGAAATGGCGACAACAAAAATCCTTATTCCTGTTTTAAATgacttttaataattttattttaatacacaGCAGCTTTTTCAAATTGAAGTGGTTTAGAAAGCGTTTTtcttcctgaggggaaaaataatcaGCTCCGCCCCCCTCAGGCCCGGTTCTGGAGCCCGATAAGGGGGAAAAGCCCCGACCCTGAGGGGGCCATGAGGGGATCATGAGGGGGCCATGAGGGGATCATAAGGGGACCCCCCGGGCCCTCAGGATCGCCCCCCCCCGACTCTCCGCCCCCGGGCCGCTCACTCACCGAAGCACACGGTCGCCAGGTCTCCGGTGGCTCCGATGGACAAGCGGGTGATTGCGGGGCCGATGTGGGGCCGGTGTGAGgccggcgcggggccggggccggggccggggctggcgCTGAGCTccgcccgctcccgccgccgccgccgccgccgcttctCCCTCAGCCGCCCGCGACAAAatggcggcggcgccgctcccgcccccACCGAAATGGCGGCCGGGCTCCCGGCCACGCCCCCTGCTGCGCTAGCCCCGCCCTCGGTGGGCGGTGATTGgtggagcagaggagggggCGGGGAAAGAGgcggggcggaggaggaggtggGAACGTTCTGGCGGGAATTCGGGGTGGAGTCGTGGTGACGTCATAGGGAGCGGTGTCGTCATGGAATCGTGACGGAATTGTCATGGAACCGTCATGGAATCGTGACGGAATTGTCATGGAATCGTTACGGAATTGTCATGGAATGTCATGCAATTGTCGTGCAATTGTCATGGAATTGTCATGGAATTGTCATGGAACCatggtgtgaaaaatgcatattttgtgATTGGCTTTTGGCAAATATTGAAATTAATACTATattgttatgttagaaagtgatgctgtattaattttcttaagtagtgtcttaaatatagttttaggttatgaCATAAAGTTAAAATataaactatgctatgtaagattctttttttaaagagaagactcacactgagata includes:
- the CHTOP gene encoding chromatin target of PRMT1 protein isoform X1, which gives rise to MAAQSAPKVVLKSTTKMSLNERFTNMLKNKQPMPVNIRATMQQQQLASARNRRLAQQMENRPSVQAALKLKQKSLKQRLGKSNIQARLGRPAGTLARGALGQRGLALGQRGLPRGALRGRGARAIIRGGVALRGQGLLRGGRGIAPRMGLRRGGIRGRGGPGRGGLGRGAMGRGGIGGRGRGMAGRGRGGFGGRGRGRGRGRGSARPALTKEQLDNQLDAYMSKTKGHLDAELDAYMAQTDPEAAD
- the CHTOP gene encoding chromatin target of PRMT1 protein isoform X2 gives rise to the protein MAAQSAPKVVLKSTTKMSLNERFTNMLKNKQPMPVNIRATMQQQQLASARNRRLAQQMENRPSVQAALKLKQSLKQRLGKSNIQARLGRPAGTLARGALGQRGLALGQRGLPRGALRGRGARAIIRGGVALRGQGLLRGGRGIAPRMGLRRGGIRGRGGPGRGGLGRGAMGRGGIGGRGRGMAGRGRGGFGGRGRGRGRGRGSARPALTKEQLDNQLDAYMSKTKGHLDAELDAYMAQTDPEAAD
- the CHTOP gene encoding chromatin target of PRMT1 protein isoform X3 → MAAQSAPKVVLKSTTKMSLNERFTNMLKNKQPMPVNIRATMQQQQLASARNRRLAQQMENRPSVQAALKLKQTKGSSRPPGAASPSQSQGSNIP